GGCACAGTGCCTGAgaactgaaacacacactgtacacacatgtgcacacaagcacacacacacaatcaatcctTACAGTCAGCACCAGTGATCCAAGAAGAGGAGCCGGTTAATCAGAACCAGGGCCAGCTCCCGTCTTCCCCTTTTACGCAGGGACCAGGACATCCTGTCACAGCTTCATACACACGCTTGGCTCATCAAAGCCCCATCTCTAAAGGTGCTGAGGCCAGGTAGCCTACAGTTGGCATCATCATAGAACACCCTCTTTGGTTATATACAGCAATAAGGTCCCATTGTGACCTTAGACAACAATAAATGCTACTACAATAAAATGCTACGACCTGGACTTAATTCCGACCtgtggtcatttcccgatcccaccctaTTTCTCTCTTATCTTGCTTCCTGTTCTCAGCGGTCCTATCTACATAAAATGCCTTTGTATAAGCAGCTTAATggtaacaataaatactactacAATAAATACTACGACCTGGGATTGATTCCGACCAGCGgacatttcccgatcccacttcatctctctcctcactcacttCCGGTCACTCTCAACTGTCCTgtctacataaaaaataatatacttTACAACAAGGCAGGACGAACTCATTTCAACACCTTACACTCATTATTTCACTCTTCACAAACTatccatttaaaaaataacccTTTCTAAATGCCATTATGAATAAATGGTTTCATGAGGTTTAAGGGTTTTAGGTCACACACCGTTGAAGCCGTGGGGGTCGGCATTGTAGTACTTGCGCCAGTCCTGGTTGTATTCGATGATGTCCAGATACCAGGGTGCGGAGAGGAGGGTTTGGTATCCTGCGGCGGTGACACGGGACAGCTCCTGTGTGTAGCCGCCCGAACTAAACCAGATCCACACGTGGACCAGTGTGTCTGCCTTCAGCTGCACagcacacgtgcgcacacacacatgaacatgtacacataaatacacacatgtatacaaccacacacacccacataaacacacacatgtatacaaccacacacccccaccaacTTAAATGgtacacacacgtgcgcacacacacgaacatgtgcataaatacacacatgtctacaaccacacacaccaacttaaAAGGTACCGAGTAGCCCcaaaaaagtaataataatgaaaCACAGAAAGAAACCAAGCACCTCCCAAGAGCCCAACCCCAACCTTTGATACACTAGCACTCCACTTCATCACTAGCCCTCACAGCAGAGCAATGGCACGGCACTGAGTGACCAATTGTCTTAGCATCGCCAAATCGGAGAATGTGTTAGTTAAGCATGCACTCCTCAGGTCACTGTATACACCACCACACCTCACAGCATCGGGGACACAGGACCGCTCAGCCTTGTAACTGCCCCTAACCCTGACCGATAAGATTGACCCCACGTCAATCGTCTGAGCGAACGTGTCGGTGACACAGGAAGACCAAGCACGTGCCACTCCCATTACGTGAGCACGCATGCCACCCACGCGCCACTGTTGTACCCTCCCTCACGCAATCACAGTCTCAAAAGACAGCTTTTTGTTGTCGTGCAGTTGGACGAGctgcttaaaggtgccatgtgtaatgtccgccaaaaaaaatcaattcatacaccacattccataaaagatgagggaagtatacctccagaaagtgagttggtctaccctagagtaacaaccgagaaacgtgtattgcagtttggctggcggttatgttgcccgcataccgcctcccatggccgaaagtggtattatgacacctggtATATCaccaggttgatatctctgcagcactataccttgtcatttttttaatgacatcatcgcccttatttcttctcattcttttgatgcgtgtagctcattttttgaatatttttacctcaattcttacacatggcacctttaaaaagCTTTTTTGTCAGATTGTAAACACACCGCTGAAATCGTGGGGGTCCTCTTTGTAGAGGTTCTGCCAGTCTTGGCCGTAGGAGATGTGATCCAGGTACCAGGGGGCGGAGAGCAGGGTTTCGTATCCGGCGGAGGTGACCCGGGACAGCTCGGCTTTGTGACCGCCAGTACCCCACCAGATCCACACGTGGACCAGGGTATCTGGCTTCAACTaaacaccacagcacacacacacacacacttttgaatTAAAATGGGAAGAGGTGGCTCAACACTTCTAGGTCTAAGTAGAAGTATTTCATATCAAAACACTGTCAAAAAAGCAAAACAGTAACAGTAAGACATCCAATAACCCAGCAAGCCAGACACAGTAAGAATTAGGTGATAAAGTAATTTACAGTGATTTTTAGACAACAAAGATGGTGAATTTTGTGTGACCTGGCCAACTACACATACTCCAACACCAAAGAGCACTCCCTACACAAAGTCTCGTTCCAGTTTTGCCAATATGGCCGACCAACACAGGCTCAATTTCCTCAGAGTGTAAGTACATTATGATGCCATGCTGCTACCCATGCTGGTAAAAACGACCACAAGTGGAGTACCCAAACATACTTCTGTTGTGTCGCCCCTAACTGAACACGATCGCAACAACACATCGGTGAAGTCCAGGAGGCTAGACCATCACGAAATAGTAACTCTCACTCTTGATAACAACAAAACAGTAAGCTGTACTAACTGCTTGTAAAtgacctgtgtgtttgtttttctttccttcacTTAGTCACACACACCGTTGAAGCTGTGGGGGTCGGCCTTGTAGTAGTTCTGCCAGTCCTGGGCGTACGAGATCAGGTCCAGATACCACGGGGCAGACAGGAGAGTCTGGTATCCGGCAGCGGTGACGCGGGCCAGCTCCTTGTCGTACCCACCGAGCCATACGTGGACCTTTGTATCTGCTTTCAGCTGaacaacacagcacatacacacacacaaaatgcacagcTGCTTCTGATGCCAAGAGGGAACCAAAGGTCTTGAACTGTTAAATCAAAATGGCAGCACCACAACCAAGCACCCGCAAGAAAAGCAACAGTCATTGGGACTGAACACACCAATCCAATCACAACCAGCCGAAACAGCAACAGGCCACAGATCACCAGATCCCTCACTTCAACCATCCAGAGAAGGGAGAAATCAGCAAGTAGGCAGACACTCAAACTTTCCAGAACACGCTGAATAACTCAAAACCATCCAGACAGACACCTACTTTTACCATCTGTATGGTTTTTCCTCTTTTAAATGGAAGCCTAAGAGGGACATTTTTAAAACTTCCTGATTATGACTTCTGTAAGAAAACTACTAACCATCCACAATCAGCAGAGggcatttatatatatatatatatataacgttATCACTATGTTATAAACATCCACAGTTGAGTTGACCGTTTCCAAAAGGAGGACTGACCAATAAAACTGAGGGGCTCCACCTTGTAGTACTTCACCCAGTCCTGGCCATAGCTAATCCAGTCAAGGTACCAGGGGGCAGAGAGAATGGTGGTGTACCCTGCCCCCGTCACGCGACGTAGCTCATCCTCCAACTTGTTGTTCATCCACACCCCCACCACAGTGTCACCTTTCAGCTGCGACAGGGCACAGTGATTGGTACCTGTGCTGTGCTATCAAAATGACCCATCACTGctaaacaagctcacagccgattGGGCTGCCCCACTAACACGTTTCTAGCACGTGCAGAGGTGATTGGATGCACATTTAGGGCGTCTGGCATGCTGAGTGGCCTGTCGTTCCCATTAGTATTCTCTGGCTGAATCTCAATGTCCACACTCGTGGACTAAACAGACTTGTGGTGCGCTTTCCCACTAAATTAGAACATCTCAGGATGTCCCACTGTCAAATCACTGAGTGCCTGAGGGCTATTTGCCAGACACTTTGAGCcctttgcacactttgcaatCTCTGCAGACTATACCAAAGGGACTTACCCACAGTTCATAGGGCTTTGACATGAAGCACTGGGTTACCCATAGAAGAGGCCCTGAGGCTTAAAAAAAACCCCACAGTGAACTGCTGCAAAACCACAGTGAACTGCTGCAAAAAACAGAAATGTGTTTTGGTATCGCCAATTTAATGTGATGTGTCACCTCGTCCTGCGGCACCCTTCCTTCCTGCCCTTACTGACCCTCACACTCAATCACTTAACAGTTGATGTCAGCTATGCTGTGAGGATTCAGGGCTTAGACCACTTAAGGTGGGACATTGAGATTCAGTCTATGTAAGAGAGCATGGTCGGATTCTACATGTTAGTAGCTCAAGAGCTCAAAGCTTAATTAGTAGCGGGAGCACCATAGGTTTAGTTTGCAGAATGATCATAAGAGCTTTAGATATTAAGACATGGATGAATTAGTCTTTCTGTTTTAATTTGTCCAAAAATAAGATCAGGGCAATTCCACAGAAAATAGACTTTTTGTTACATCAGTGAAATGCcctggcatttgtatgatgtgaatgataacataatttttttgtgcatttttttctcatgtacattcttcagccaaaaatagcaaatgctcaaatgtcatgtaatcattcacatcacaccatacCATCACagtttattggcgttatggatgttacaaaaaacataattttacatGGAATTGCCCATATATGTCTTCACTGAGAAGGACATAAAAGAGAGTTATCCATGTCAGTGGATTGTCCATGCACCTTTTAGACTCTGATGATCATATCATGTTAGCAAAAACGTTTAAAGGTCCTACTTACCTTCACGCCATTATCAAACACCTCTTGCCAAATCATGTAGCCTTTGTTAGTGGTGCTCACGATGTCCAGAATTCTGTTTATGTGAAGAGGAAAGACAGGCCAGATCAGAGGTAGACAAACAAACCGTTGACCGTTTTGACCGTTGAATTTTAAACTCACTTGACTTAAGCAGTCAAAATGACCCGTCATGGCCTTTCTAGTGTTAAAATGTCATCAGGAAATACAACTTTCTAGTCACTACTGTAGAGTCAATCAAAaacttgaaagaaaaaaaaaaaaaaaacaaagcatggGGAATATGTTAATAAACAAATGTCATCAAATGGCAAAGGTTGTCATTAAGTAGAAAAGTTTTGTTTTCCAGGCAACTTTCTATGGTCAAAAAGCAaaatgtaatcagttaaatTTGGAGACTTTCCAAAGTTTAGTCTTCATGTAGCCAGTGTGTTTACTTGGGAGATCCCACAGTTTCggtgctgtctgtgtgtcacaGTACCTCTGGATGTAGTAGGACTCCAGTTTGCTGTAGTCTGTGCCAAACCCTTGCTCCTCCATGAACTTTGTGATATCAGGATTAGATTTCCTGTTGGTCAAGGGAAATGTACAATCAGAGACAACATTATCATCTTAACTGGGTGAGTCTAACACAGCGTCTGGCAGCTGTATATTTAGCTCTTTGTCCTAAATCATAAACATTTTTACCCTTTAGCAggggagttttgaacattctaacaaaagattctgttccgcaacaatgtaaggttctaaaattccctgtttaattcaatgaacccaggctctgaatgaacccagatattctttagaatgttcattttccaacattcgtCACATCCGTGTGAGTCATATCTAAGGAGTTGACGGTACTGGCTGAAGGGTAGTGTAGTGTCTACTGAGCCTGCACATCACGTCACATCACATCACTCCTTAAGCTCCTTAAGCTGTTACTATGGAGAGGGAACTGTGCCCATTTTATACAGAAATACCCGACATGGAACGTTGTTAAACTTATAAACAACGTGCAGAGTGGTGTTAAAGTAAGATGTTTACAGTTGACCAAGTCTGATATCAATCAAGGAAGAACTAAGCAGCAGGACGGcaacatcatttttttttttatctgcaaCACTGGGGAGCTGTAAAACAGCCAGGAGATCTCTGATAACCAATTGGCCTCTAACAACTCGACAACGATGGCCTACTTCACTAAGACAAGCTAAGGCTAATTAGCGGCCTCACCAGCAGGAGAAGTCGACCTCGTCTCCCCCCAGGTGCACGTAGGCGTCCGGAAACACGGAGCTGATCTCCTTAAAGAAGGAGCCCATGAACTCATAGGTGGAGTTGAGGATGGGGTTCACTGGCCCGTACGAGCCACTAGGGGTGCTGCCGGAGTAGCATGGCGTCAGCAGGTCCTTCTGGCCTAAGGAGATGCAACAGAGGAAGTGAAACAGGGAGTGTCATCACGATTAACGATAACGAAGAACTCACATGTTCACATTTATATCCGACTTGATAGTTCTGGCCTGTTGCTACTTGTagagttggggggggggatcTGGATCTGCTATGATGACTCCTCAATGATCACTTGTAGTTCTGTAGCTCAGATATAAAAGGCCATTTAATGGATCATCGAGGCCCTGGTTATTGGTCTGGAGTCTCCTAGTTTCTAGTCTGAAGTCTCCTAGTCTTTAAGCATTATAGCACTGATCTGAGTGACCTCTGACCACTCACCTTTGCCCCATGACTGCGTGTGACCCGGAGTATCAAACTCGGGAATGACACGGATTCCCCTCATGCGAGCAAACTCGATCACCATCTTTACATCGGAGGgggtgtacacatgtgtgtatggctgAAAGGCTCCCTAAGAACACAACGGAGAGAAGGTTTTACAGAAACAACATGTAGGAATTCCCCCTTTAGTCAATTTCCAATGCACTGGACACCCATTTAGCACTAAGGAGGTACCCTTCAAATAGCAACCAAAAGGGACACACTCCTACCCGTGACGAGAATGTTATAGTAACACACAGATATAATACCACAGATAAGTTCAGATTCGCACACATAGCTGAATGTTTGCGAATgttttctgtttgccttgagttttctgccaacgtttgcaaacactcacaaacagttTGAGGTAGTTATCTGTGAACGTGTTGGGAGTTCGACAGAAAGTTACTGCGGAGATGGAATGTTGACACAAAACTGTTGAAATCTATCTGTTCAGACAAACATGTTCCGATGCAAACGTTCACCTCAGGTGTTCTGGACGTGCATTAGGAATGTCAAAAAACCCATTCTCCATAACATACAAGAGTATTGCATCCAGAGCAATCTGAAATGATTGGGCCCAGATCTGGCTGTGGTGTGGGCAGAGGCTCACCTGCTGGCTGAGTTCGGGGAAAGTGCGACTCATGTAGGGGAAGGACTGGTCGTCCACAATGTGCCAGTGGAATACATTAAACTTGTTCATGGCCATGGCTTCCTGTTGAGGCAGAACACAAAACATTTCTTTAACatggtgggtggatggatggatggatggatggatggaagttGCAGTTCTATAGTTCGTTCATTGTTGCAGCTCTATCACAAAGTGTTTCAAAAGTAACAGCATGGAATGAATCATGCAGAACTCTGCACCTGGAGGGATGGATAGATTGAGaggtggatggatgaatggatcaTTAATGAAAAAGACAAATTCACCAATCTATACATACATCTACCAAATGACCACACATCATGTGTGCTTCTAGCGCTTCCtctggaaaaaataaaaaatcccaCAAGCATGTGaccaaaaaccaactgcacagaGGGCTAGTATGCTGACCATGAGCACTTCTGTATCTGGATATGTTCCAAGTAAGTAAGTACAATTTATTTATAAGgcacatataaaatacagtttaCACTGACCACAGTGCCGTACAAAGTGCACATTTCCCAAGTGCATGGTAGTATAAACCACCTTTGCCCTGACTGCACCTCCTACCAATATAAACCTCGAAGGTCCTTTCCTTCCAAACAGCTCTCAAGGAACAAAGGAGGCAAACATGACAAACCTGAGTCAGCTGACTAGTCAAAACACCCTCCTGTCTGTCAGGATTCATCATGACATCATTGTCACCTGAGTCATTTAAATACACCTGACCTCAGACCATCGCTCAGGTAAAACTTGCTAGTACACCCTTCACTTTAGGAATTCAGTGTTAATAACCTGAATTGTCTACCTTAATACCCAAAACCCTCTGTCCCTTAATATCTGTCTTAATGCCCAGAAATAACCTATTACTCAACCCGGCCAATTCTGATTAAACAAGTGAATCTTCAGTGCTTTCTTGCTAAAATTGTGTATTGTGCTCAGATTGTAAGGCAGATTGTGTGGACTTGTGCCAGAAATCAAGGCCTTTATACAATACTTTAACTTGCAAGGCAATAAAAAAAGACCTTGGATGTCATTCACACCAATGTCCACACATCCAATCAAAACCACCATGCTGTGACTTTCACCTCTTCTAATCTTACAGTTACAGTGAGACTCTACAGGTGACATCCTGTGAAATTATGCAATACCGAGTGTAACTGCTGGCAGACTGTACTTGTCAAGGTTGTACAAAACAGCAGCACTTCTCTTTACCACAGCATGTGACTGCGGTCTTGTGATATCAGATGCCATCAGGAAGATTGAATATAACTGGTTTACCACAGCTTTGCTCTACCTAAGTTCCTCAATGAAGAAAGGCAGTGGAGGCGGGACCTACGCCTGTAAACCAACTTACCAGATTGGCCAAGATGACTTTGAGTGGCAGGTAGTGGCGAGATGTGTCCAAAAGAATTCCTCTATGCGCGAAGCGGGGGAAGTCAGAGATTGCCGTCTTATTGATATTTTTCTgttggattaaaaaaaaaaaaaaatcagaaaaatATAGTACTACAGTATTGCAACAGCTTGCTTTAGCTGATAAAATAATAGTTTATAATATTtcataaatgtgttttagtctcATGTCTTCTTTAGATAAAAATAACTTCCAAAACATGGTATTGCATAACATTAAGCATGAACACCATTAACATGGCCAGGCTGACACATCTTAAGTCTGAACATAACAGTtttaactgaataaaaaggacTTGCAACACATCACAAATCAATATCAATGTCCAAGTCACACTGACATGACCAGAGTGCCCAGACACATTCATGATGAGAATTAAACAGTTTGAATGATTTAACAGAGACTTACACTTCCATAGTCATCTTCATACACCAGCTGGCTGAACGTCTCAAGGCCTGACCGGGCAAAGGGGTGGGGTAGGTTTCAAGTCCCATGTCATAAAGGATATGAAGTCACATTATACTAAAAGCATAGCACTTAATTTTAGGAAGAGTGAACCTCATTGacacaaacagctttttaaaACTTTGAATTTTTGTTTCAATTCCAACACCTAAAGATGAGATGTTGACCTCCAGCTATAGACTGTGTTTACAACTTTATGGATTTAACTTTATTGCGCTGCAAACTTGcatgatattcaactttacagcaGGATATAACTCTGCCTACACTTttctgcatttgtgtatgtgtcagttAGTGTTTGTCAGTTAGATTCAACTTTAGTCATTGTGCAGTAAAGTTGAATATAATATAATCTAATCTGCATACATGACAAAATGAATATGTCTGTGTTGTTGAAAGGTTCCCagagggctttgtgtgtgtgtgtgtgtgtgtgcgtgtgtgtgtgtgcgtgtgtgttacctCTCAGGGCTCCCCACACCTTTGGTGCTCTGAGCACAGCTGACGGCTGATCCACACTCAGCTCATCTGCAGAGGACACAGCCATTCAGACAGACCACTTGAGACACAGCATCACCTTGCAACAACTTGTGGATAACAGACCACAAATTACACAATCAAAGCACCCCTTGCATCTGACAAAACAGTTGAGGTGTGGACAGTATTTCCCCCTCATAAATTCTCCTCTTATTAGAAACCTAGCTGACAAATTGCCCTATCACTGTACTCATTTGCAGAGGAACAGTCCAAGATTGCACAGCCCCACTAAAACTGTAATCAGTTCAATTGGTAAGTGTAAAATAAGGGTTTCttaacctttaaacactgttcATTACTACCCCCCTTAATTTACTGTTCGCGGTTAAATTTGACCGGACAGTTTTAACTGCTCTTAAATACCAATACCATGAcaaaaagtattatttaatagaacattattgtaaacagacccttattagaacattaacatctacattatgtgtgtttgtgtgtgtgggtgggtgtgtttctgtatgtgtgtgaatgtgtgcgaacactggtggttcacatgcacagtggcaacatgacaacatgaactgacaacatgaactgtgtgtgtgtgtgtgagtgtgagtgtgagtgtgagtgtgagagagagagagagagtgggtgtaaatgtgtatgtgtgtgtgtatgtctgttttgtgtatgtgtgggtgtgagtgtttccatgtgtgtgcaaacattggtgGTTTTCCTGCACATGTGGCAatatgacaacatgaactgacaacatgaactgtgtgtgtgtgtgtgtgtgtgagagagagagagagagagagagagagagagggtgtaaatgtgtatgtgtgtgtgtgtatgtctgtttgtgtgtctgtttgtgtgtgtgtgggtgtgagtgtttccatgtgtgtacatgtgtgtgcaaacattggtgGTTTTCCTGCACATGTGGCAatatgacaacatgaactgtgtgtgtgtgtgtgtgtgtgtgtgtgtgtgtgtgtgaagattggtggttcacatgcacaagtggcaacatgacaacatgaactgaaaacatgaactgtgtgtgtgtgtgtgtgtgtgtacatttgtgtgtgtgtttctttatgtgCGTGAATGCCTATGTTTGTGAACGTGGTTCACACGtacaagtggcaacatgacaacataaactgacaacatgtactgagtgtgtgtgtctgtgtgggtgtacatgtgtatgtactgtatgtgtgtgtgtgtgtgcttctgtttgtgcatgcatgcatgtgtgtgggaacattggtggtaggagtgtgtgtaaggagatgTCTTTTATCTCCAGGATGAAAATTATACTCTTTCCCATTTATTTcgtaaaaaagtgtttttacgTGGAATAAATCACTAAAAActcaaagaaagtagtcaaaaCAAACTCTGTGTtcaaaagccttttgtgaaggatatAATAATATCTTgaggcaatctgatgaaaaatgccatatttatggtacagggaatgagtaaatcggtcatttttgaccggaacagtgttagaaggttaAGTAAACACTTCTCCTAGACGCTTGTCATCATGATAAGTGCTCATGTGTGCCTTGTTTATATTAGCATCAGGCAAGGCACATTTAGTTTAACTCAGCCCAGATAAATAAACTGACAAacagttcagtagcctatttcaataaaaccaatggtgtagctAAAATTAGGCTGTTTAGATTAAGCGGCTAGCGGGAGAGTGCATGGATTATCTGGTGACACTGTGTAATCTCGGCATTTAAAAGGATCTGTGTGCGAAACAGTTTAGCGTGGCATATAGTGGTTGATCAAGTTAGGGCGGTCGACTCGCAGCAAAGGCAAAGAAAGGAAACCCCACACTCACATGACTCGTCGGATTTCAAACCCGGATAGCCGTCGCACTCGGAATCACTCGATGTGATCCAAACCTGAAGCTCCGACACTTCTTCACCAAACGTCTTTTTCGGCTCCTTATAGCCTTGTTTCTTCATGTAGCCAAAGATGTAGTCGAAATACCTGCCATTATAGGATTCCCATTACTTTCCCTATGCTCTATTCGCCACTTCCCTATACATCCAATGCAAATGCACATTTGATTATGCATGCTacatgctttctttctttcagcaAGAGCCAATTTACCACAAAAGctccaaaaacacacagaagttAGCCCATGTTTCAAGGTGATATGTCGAGAGTGTGGTGGGCCTAAGTAAGAGGGCAAAACAAAACCTTTTACCTGCGAAATGCCGTTTCCAGAATACTACAGCTGGGTCCAGCAGACGAATGCTGAGCATGGACAATC
The Alosa alosa isolate M-15738 ecotype Scorff River chromosome 12, AALO_Geno_1.1, whole genome shotgun sequence DNA segment above includes these coding regions:
- the hexb gene encoding beta-hexosaminidase subunit beta isoform X4: MGVLLKFGTLVLVLAVCQGYEDIWDYDGHKLKDTDHVSLWPLPQKVQTSVVAFKMSSLKFQIVHAQHSSAGPSCSILETAFRRYFDYIFGYMKKQGYKEPKKTFGEEVSELQVWITSSDSECDGYPGLKSDESYELSVDQPSAVLRAPKVWGALRGLETFSQLVYEDDYGSKNINKTAISDFPRFAHRGILLDTSRHYLPLKVILANLEAMAMNKFNVFHWHIVDDQSFPYMSRTFPELSQQGAFQPYTHVYTPSDVKMVIEFARMRGIRVIPEFDTPGHTQSWGKGQKDLLTPCYSGSTPSGSYGPVNPILNSTYEFMGSFFKEISSVFPDAYVHLGGDEVDFSCWKSNPDITKFMEEQGFGTDYSKLESYYIQRILDIVSTTNKGYMIWQEVFDNGVKLKGDTVVGVWMNNKLEDELRRVTGAGYTTILSAPWYLDWISYGQDWVKYYKVEPLSFIGTEEQKKLVIGGEACLWGEYVDATNLTPRLWPRASAVAERLWSDQSVKDVNEAYIRLVQHRCRMIERGIPAEPLFVGYCRHEYKGSL
- the hexb gene encoding beta-hexosaminidase subunit beta isoform X3 — encoded protein: MGVLLKFGTLVLVLAVCQGYEDIWDYDGHKLKDTDHVSLWPLPQKVQTSVVAFKMSSLKFQIVHAQHSSAGPSCSILETAFRRYFDYIFGYMKKQGYKEPKKTFGEEVSELQVWITSSDSECDGYPGLKSDESYELSVDQPSAVLRAPKVWGALRGLETFSQLVYEDDYGSKNINKTAISDFPRFAHRGILLDTSRHYLPLKVILANLEAMAMNKFNVFHWHIVDDQSFPYMSRTFPELSQQGAFQPYTHVYTPSDVKMVIEFARMRGIRVIPEFDTPGHTQSWGKGQKDLLTPCYSGSTPSGSYGPVNPILNSTYEFMGSFFKEISSVFPDAYVHLGGDEVDFSCWKSNPDITKFMEEQGFGTDYSKLESYYIQRILDIVSTTNKGYMIWQEVFDNGVKLNMDTQIHVWKGNLAQYQAEMARVTAAGFATLLSTPWYLNRISYGQDWVNIYKADPYNFTGTEEQKKLVIGGEACLWGEYVDATNLTPRLWPRASAVAERLWSDQSVKDVNEAYIRLVQHRCRMIERGIPAEPLFVGYCRHEYKGSL